From one Flavobacterium sp. N502536 genomic stretch:
- a CDS encoding N-acetylneuraminate synthase family protein, with the protein MNKFEKPFVIAEIGCNHKGDMEIAKELIKIAAIFCNVDAVKFQKRNNKELLTEEQYNAPHPNASNSYGDTYGEHREYLEFDVDQHAELKQYCEEIGILYSTSVWDTTSAKEITSLNPAFIKIPSACNNNFEMLEWLCDNYSGEIHISTGMTTKEEIDTLVNYFVEKNRNKDLVLYNCTSGYPVPFEDVCLLDISFLSQKYGDIVKHIGFSGHHLGIAVDIAAYTLGAPVIERHYTIDRTWKGTDHAASLEPMGLRKLARDLKAVHSAMTFKNTDILPIEQVQREKLKNKKIN; encoded by the coding sequence ATGAATAAATTTGAAAAGCCTTTTGTAATTGCCGAAATAGGCTGTAACCATAAAGGAGATATGGAAATTGCAAAAGAGTTGATAAAAATAGCAGCCATTTTTTGTAATGTTGACGCAGTTAAGTTTCAAAAACGTAATAACAAGGAATTATTGACGGAGGAGCAATACAACGCACCGCATCCAAATGCATCTAATTCTTATGGTGATACATATGGAGAACACCGTGAGTATTTAGAATTTGACGTCGATCAGCATGCCGAATTAAAGCAATATTGTGAAGAGATCGGGATACTGTATTCTACTTCTGTTTGGGATACCACTTCTGCTAAAGAGATTACGTCTCTAAATCCCGCTTTTATCAAAATTCCTTCAGCTTGCAATAATAATTTTGAGATGTTGGAGTGGTTGTGTGACAATTATTCGGGAGAAATTCATATATCAACCGGAATGACTACAAAAGAGGAGATAGATACTTTAGTAAATTATTTCGTCGAAAAAAACAGAAATAAAGACTTGGTCTTATACAATTGCACATCAGGATATCCTGTTCCTTTTGAAGATGTGTGTTTGCTGGATATCAGTTTTCTAAGTCAGAAGTATGGAGATATAGTTAAACATATTGGTTTTTCAGGACATCATTTAGGAATTGCGGTAGATATTGCAGCATATACATTAGGTGCGCCCGTTATTGAACGCCATTATACAATTGACAGAACCTGGAAAGGAACTGACCATGCAGCATCTTTAGAACCAATGGGACTTCGAAAATTGGCACGAGATTTAAAAGCAGTGCATAGTGCTATGACTTTTAAAAACACGGATATTTTGCCTATTGAACAGGTGCAGCGTGAAAAACTTAAAAATAAAAAGATCAATTAA
- a CDS encoding glycosyltransferase family 2 protein, with protein sequence MITIVLTYRNRDLKIVQNCLDSLKDQSNLSFKVILIDYGSEDSNALALSKFVGDYSFVQLISCPVKKQLWNKARAINIALLQCTTTYFFVGDIDMIFREDFIEKLNGLKSEDEITYFQVGFLDQEESKKSKSFKTYKVNHLSGKEATGMTLYSSVMLKSINGYDEFYHGWGAEDTDVHIRLQNKKVKVNFYDDDLYILHQWHPKTYRNKSSLEPFHSRLEKINHQYIQQIQKMKVIQANRNSTWGILPVNQDYLSLNQPDYSLKITNEKNDIEAFLSGTLVNLKDVVINVDIEKHVLCNSFKNECKRIIGKKHFQFLSFDTINDAILLTIVSSLRNQPYQYEYSKLEQTINLKIKL encoded by the coding sequence ATGATAACAATAGTATTGACCTATAGAAATCGGGATTTAAAGATAGTTCAAAATTGTTTGGACTCTTTGAAGGATCAATCTAATCTATCTTTTAAAGTTATTTTAATCGATTATGGAAGTGAAGACTCTAATGCACTTGCTTTAAGTAAATTTGTAGGGGATTATTCTTTTGTACAGCTTATTTCATGCCCCGTGAAAAAACAACTCTGGAATAAGGCAAGAGCGATAAACATTGCTTTATTGCAATGCACTACTACTTACTTTTTTGTTGGAGATATTGATATGATTTTTCGAGAGGACTTTATTGAAAAATTAAACGGGCTTAAGAGTGAAGATGAAATTACCTATTTTCAAGTTGGTTTTTTAGATCAGGAAGAATCAAAAAAAAGCAAATCTTTTAAGACGTATAAAGTAAATCACTTATCCGGTAAAGAAGCGACAGGAATGACATTGTATTCGAGTGTGATGTTAAAAAGTATAAACGGCTATGATGAATTTTATCATGGTTGGGGAGCAGAAGATACGGATGTTCATATTCGGCTGCAAAACAAAAAAGTTAAAGTCAACTTTTACGATGACGATCTCTATATTCTGCATCAATGGCATCCTAAAACTTATAGAAACAAAAGTAGTCTCGAACCCTTTCATAGTAGGCTTGAGAAAATAAATCATCAGTACATCCAGCAGATACAAAAAATGAAGGTTATTCAAGCAAATCGTAATTCTACTTGGGGTATTTTGCCTGTAAATCAGGATTATCTTAGTTTGAATCAGCCGGATTACAGTTTGAAAATAACCAACGAAAAAAATGATATTGAAGCATTTTTATCAGGAACACTAGTAAACTTAAAAGATGTTGTGATAAATGTTGATATTGAAAAACATGTACTTTGCAATAGTTTCAAAAATGAATGTAAAAGAATAATAGGAAAAAAACATTTTCAGTTTCTTTCCTTTGATACAATTAATGATGCCATTTTGCTAACTATCGTTTCTTCTTTAAGAAACCAGCCTTATCAATATGAGTATTCAAAATTGGAACAAACTATTAATTTAAAAATTAAATTATAG
- a CDS encoding acylneuraminate cytidylyltransferase encodes MKKIGIIPLRKGSKGIVGKNKKKMVGRPLFSWVLTEAIFSDLDQIYVFTDDVEIIAFIEKEYTWTNKVIPLLRNEENASDTSSTESAMLEFSEKINHDYNIICLLQATSPLTLTADINTALSRITNESFDSAISVVKTHRFIWNKQGEPMNYDIFNRPRRQDFEGLLIENGAVYCSTKEAFLDKKNRISGKIGLVEMSEDTLIEIDSLSDWNSIETLLIGRQKALKQNQKIEYLVLDVDGVFTDGSVYYDKEGEMAKKFDMRDGMGLEILRQNGVEVVVLTSENSKLVEQRMKKLQIKNTFLGVKDKYSFLKHFIKDRNSSFAAVAYVGDDVNDLTNICSCGWSFAPANAVDIVKMNADIVLSHHSGNGAIREVCDIIKKYNNRYE; translated from the coding sequence ATGAAAAAAATAGGAATTATTCCACTTCGAAAAGGTTCTAAAGGAATTGTTGGAAAAAATAAAAAGAAAATGGTAGGGCGTCCTCTTTTTTCATGGGTTCTTACGGAAGCTATTTTTTCTGATTTAGATCAGATATATGTATTTACCGATGATGTAGAGATCATTGCCTTTATAGAAAAAGAATATACCTGGACCAATAAGGTAATTCCATTATTGCGCAACGAAGAAAATGCAAGTGATACTTCCTCAACAGAGAGTGCAATGTTAGAGTTTTCAGAGAAAATTAATCATGACTACAACATAATATGCCTGCTTCAGGCGACTTCCCCGCTAACATTAACTGCTGATATTAATACCGCACTTTCGCGAATAACAAATGAGTCTTTTGACTCCGCAATTAGTGTTGTAAAAACACATCGGTTTATTTGGAATAAACAAGGTGAACCAATGAACTATGATATTTTTAATAGACCAAGAAGGCAGGATTTCGAAGGTCTGTTAATAGAAAATGGTGCTGTTTATTGCAGTACTAAAGAAGCTTTTTTGGATAAGAAAAACAGAATAAGCGGTAAGATTGGATTGGTCGAGATGTCTGAGGATACTTTGATTGAAATAGACAGTCTTTCCGATTGGAATAGTATAGAGACGCTCTTAATAGGACGTCAGAAGGCACTGAAGCAAAATCAAAAAATAGAATATTTAGTTTTGGATGTCGATGGTGTTTTTACAGATGGTTCGGTTTATTATGACAAAGAGGGCGAAATGGCCAAAAAGTTTGATATGCGTGACGGAATGGGACTCGAAATTTTAAGACAAAATGGAGTTGAGGTTGTAGTATTAACCTCAGAGAATTCAAAGTTGGTAGAACAGAGAATGAAAAAACTTCAAATTAAAAATACTTTTTTAGGTGTTAAGGATAAATACTCCTTTTTAAAGCATTTTATTAAGGACAGAAATAGTAGTTTTGCGGCCGTTGCCTATGTAGGAGATGACGTAAATGATTTGACAAACATTTGTAGTTGCGGGTGGTCTTTTGCACCAGCAAACGCAGTAGATATTGTAAAAATGAATGCAGATATTGTATTGTCTCATCATTCCGGGAACGGCGCCATTCGTGAAGTATGCGATATTATTAAAAAGTACAATAATAGATATGAATAA
- a CDS encoding glycosyltransferase, whose protein sequence is MITYGHEKFILQAIEGVLMQECDFEVELIIANDCSPDKTDLVVQNVLKNHPRRSWVKYFNYAQNKGIMSNLFFALEQCSGTYVAMCEGDDYWITKDKLQKQVDILEKNKEVGLVYSNTKQFIEKTGQFIEAPARFVQSEEEVIPEMLKSKFVEFASTVFRKTILDKVIKILRKELEGKVIGDTRIILETVYRSRLYHLNETTAVYRILEGSASHPKEIEKYIFALKDTYFCRKSFVERNNLNRIWLSDSICNTNRGLINTAFVSKKYSDTLKLLKNLLILETFKFCSWSVFRKKMKADIWLKLLLSFVGLGVLRQKLR, encoded by the coding sequence ATGATTACTTATGGTCATGAGAAGTTTATTCTTCAGGCTATAGAGGGAGTTTTAATGCAGGAATGTGATTTTGAAGTTGAGTTGATTATCGCTAATGACTGTTCCCCTGATAAAACAGATTTAGTCGTACAGAACGTCTTAAAAAACCATCCCAGAAGATCATGGGTTAAGTACTTTAATTATGCCCAGAATAAAGGGATAATGTCAAATTTATTTTTTGCTTTGGAACAATGTTCAGGAACTTATGTTGCAATGTGCGAAGGAGACGATTACTGGATCACTAAAGACAAACTTCAAAAACAGGTTGATATTTTAGAAAAGAATAAAGAAGTAGGTTTAGTATACTCTAATACAAAGCAATTTATTGAGAAAACGGGACAATTTATAGAAGCACCAGCAAGATTTGTGCAAAGCGAGGAAGAGGTGATTCCTGAAATGCTAAAAAGTAAATTTGTTGAATTTGCTTCCACCGTTTTTAGGAAAACAATTTTAGACAAGGTTATAAAAATACTCCGTAAAGAGCTTGAAGGTAAAGTAATAGGCGACACCAGAATAATCCTTGAAACGGTATATAGATCAAGATTGTATCATTTAAACGAAACAACAGCAGTATACAGAATTCTTGAAGGTAGTGCAAGTCATCCTAAAGAAATTGAGAAATACATTTTTGCATTAAAAGATACCTATTTTTGCAGGAAGAGTTTTGTTGAACGAAATAATTTAAACAGAATTTGGCTGTCAGATTCTATTTGTAATACGAATAGAGGATTAATAAATACCGCTTTTGTATCTAAGAAATATTCAGATACTTTAAAATTGCTGAAAAATCTATTAATTTTAGAAACCTTTAAATTTTGTAGTTGGAGTGTTTTTAGGAAAAAAATGAAAGCTGATATTTGGTTAAAACTTCTTTTATCATTTGTTGGACTGGGTGTTTTAAGACAGAAATTGAGATGA
- a CDS encoding glycosyltransferase family 4 protein, giving the protein MLPFLDQRINKIDLIHAFSYPDLGIEDDSISAVEYLDYRVVINEKTKLDLISQYKTNNIDSAYNERIIKIENGIEIDADSFYQKDAGKIKIGFVGRWAHEKRPELFLQIAKNVIPNFPNAQFEMLGTGMKSNKKSIDSAGVLFLGEVTNKDSLKEIYKNMTFLLITSSREGFPMVIMEAMAHGVVPITTNVGGITEHIVNDENGIVIDDTDEQIIVEKFTASIAELIVNNNYREKIAQNAYLYAHNNFQIQKFNDSYKKLLFRQTDLKNEHIFQK; this is encoded by the coding sequence TTGTTACCTTTTCTGGATCAGAGAATCAACAAAATAGATTTAATTCATGCTTTTTCATATCCCGATTTGGGTATTGAGGACGATAGTATTTCTGCTGTAGAATATTTAGATTATCGAGTAGTTATAAATGAAAAAACAAAACTCGATTTAATTAGTCAATACAAGACTAATAATATTGATTCTGCATATAATGAAAGAATTATAAAAATTGAAAATGGTATTGAGATAGATGCCGATAGTTTTTATCAGAAGGATGCGGGTAAGATTAAAATTGGCTTTGTAGGTCGATGGGCACATGAAAAAAGACCCGAGTTGTTTCTTCAGATTGCAAAAAATGTTATTCCGAACTTTCCAAATGCTCAGTTTGAAATGCTGGGAACCGGAATGAAAAGTAATAAAAAAAGCATTGACTCCGCAGGCGTTCTATTTTTAGGAGAGGTAACCAATAAAGATTCTTTGAAAGAAATCTATAAGAATATGACTTTTCTTCTTATTACTTCCAGTAGAGAAGGGTTTCCAATGGTAATTATGGAAGCAATGGCGCATGGTGTTGTACCCATTACAACTAATGTAGGCGGTATTACGGAGCATATCGTAAATGATGAGAACGGAATTGTAATTGATGATACCGATGAGCAAATCATTGTAGAAAAATTTACGGCCTCTATCGCAGAGTTGATAGTGAATAACAATTACAGGGAGAAAATAGCACAAAATGCATATTTATATGCCCATAACAATTTTCAAATCCAAAAGTTTAATGATAGTTATAAAAAGTTACTATTCAGACAAACTGATTTAAAGAACGAACATATCTTTCAGAAATGA
- a CDS encoding glycosyltransferase family 2 protein codes for MKKKPTVSVCMITYGHQNYIREAIEGILMQECNFEVELIIANDCSPDQTDTVIQEILENHPKKSWIKYFRHESNLRMMPNFIFALNQCSGTYIAICEGDDYWIDPLKLQKQVDFLEANPDFVIHSANALELKRNLKSEEGPIIKDKNDSVFVLDDFLFHNNIITCTVLFRNVKVQFPDSFKKVTFGDWFLYLILMNTTKSKTYRSTELFSVYRIHEGGVMSGLTKLDYYNTHIFQINSIYNYLGDKKRYPKNYHLLNDFFIKKFRLMLEENMYLESFRTVISNFRNCSFRMPLKKYLSAIKYNYLQK; via the coding sequence ATGAAAAAAAAACCTACTGTTAGTGTTTGCATGATTACCTATGGTCATCAAAATTACATTCGGGAAGCTATTGAAGGAATTTTGATGCAAGAATGTAATTTTGAAGTAGAGCTAATTATTGCGAATGACTGTTCTCCGGATCAAACAGATACAGTTATTCAGGAAATTTTAGAAAATCATCCTAAAAAATCATGGATTAAATACTTCAGGCATGAAAGTAATTTAAGAATGATGCCTAATTTTATTTTTGCCTTAAATCAATGCTCCGGAACTTATATTGCAATATGCGAAGGTGATGATTATTGGATTGATCCTTTAAAACTTCAGAAGCAAGTTGATTTTTTAGAGGCAAATCCAGATTTTGTAATTCATAGTGCAAACGCCTTAGAACTAAAAAGAAATTTAAAAAGCGAAGAGGGACCAATTATAAAAGATAAGAACGACAGTGTGTTTGTATTAGACGATTTCTTATTCCATAATAATATTATAACCTGTACGGTATTGTTTAGGAATGTTAAAGTTCAATTTCCCGACAGTTTTAAAAAAGTAACTTTTGGAGATTGGTTTTTGTATCTTATTTTGATGAACACTACCAAATCGAAAACTTACAGATCGACAGAACTGTTTTCAGTTTATAGAATTCATGAAGGAGGAGTAATGTCAGGTTTGACGAAATTAGATTATTATAACACTCATATTTTTCAAATTAATTCCATTTATAATTATTTAGGAGATAAAAAAAGGTATCCCAAAAACTACCATCTTTTAAATGATTTTTTTATTAAAAAATTCAGACTGATGTTAGAGGAGAATATGTATTTGGAATCATTTAGAACCGTAATAAGTAATTTTAGAAATTGCAGTTTTAGAATGCCTCTTAAAAAATATCTCAGTGCTATAAAATATAACTATTTACAGAAATAA
- a CDS encoding glycosyltransferase has product MKILMVAMASQHFFRWVEQLENAGHEVYWFDVLDSKKKVERISWVNQIVEWKLRWNYPGREFLKSKFRSFYNFIQQFNEYNTATIFEEKLLEIKPDLVHSFEMQLSCLPILEVMEKYSTIQWVYSSWGSDMFFSEQIGISDVLMSKTLKRTNYLITDCFRDFKIATEKGFGNKFLGVFPGNGGFEFKEERIIPPASRKTILIKGYNNEIGKGITVVKALNSEILLLLKEYRIVVFGADLEIKDYIQNNSRFANSQITVYLRSEFIENNELMRIMGESYIYIGNSLSDGLPNSLIEAMGMGAFPIQSNPGDATAELINDGQNGLLIQDALNAKHIEELLKKAILNPAMIENAFSYNINVIKERYDRESNRLKIIELYSSVEKVKN; this is encoded by the coding sequence ATGAAGATTCTAATGGTTGCAATGGCTTCACAGCATTTTTTCAGGTGGGTTGAACAGCTTGAAAATGCAGGGCATGAAGTCTATTGGTTTGATGTTTTGGACAGTAAAAAAAAGGTAGAAAGAATTAGTTGGGTAAATCAAATTGTGGAATGGAAACTGCGATGGAATTACCCGGGACGTGAATTTTTAAAAAGTAAATTTCGTAGTTTCTATAACTTTATACAACAATTTAATGAGTACAACACAGCGACCATTTTTGAGGAAAAGTTGCTGGAAATAAAGCCAGATTTAGTCCATAGCTTCGAAATGCAGCTTTCTTGTTTGCCAATTTTGGAAGTAATGGAAAAATATTCTACTATTCAATGGGTTTATTCCTCTTGGGGCAGTGATATGTTTTTTTCAGAACAGATTGGAATTTCAGACGTATTGATGTCCAAAACGTTAAAACGAACCAATTACTTAATAACAGATTGTTTTAGAGATTTTAAAATTGCCACAGAAAAAGGCTTCGGAAACAAATTTCTGGGAGTTTTTCCAGGTAATGGCGGATTTGAATTTAAAGAGGAACGAATTATTCCTCCGGCATCCCGAAAAACAATTTTGATAAAAGGGTATAACAATGAAATTGGTAAAGGAATTACTGTAGTTAAAGCCTTAAACAGTGAAATTTTGTTATTACTCAAAGAGTATCGTATTGTTGTATTTGGAGCAGATTTGGAAATTAAAGATTACATTCAAAATAATAGCCGATTTGCCAATAGTCAAATCACAGTTTATTTAAGATCGGAATTTATCGAAAATAACGAACTAATGAGAATAATGGGAGAGAGTTATATTTACATTGGTAATAGTTTGTCAGATGGATTGCCCAATTCTTTAATCGAAGCAATGGGTATGGGGGCTTTTCCAATTCAGTCTAATCCGGGCGATGCAACAGCTGAACTTATAAACGATGGACAGAACGGATTACTTATTCAAGATGCGTTAAATGCTAAGCATATTGAAGAGTTACTAAAAAAGGCAATTTTAAACCCTGCAATGATAGAAAATGCTTTTTCGTATAATATCAATGTCATAAAAGAAAGATACGATAGAGAAAGTAACAGATTAAAGATAATAGAATTATACAGTTCTGTTGAAAAAGTAAAAAATTAG
- a CDS encoding glycosyltransferase family 2 protein yields MSESLVSIIVPCYNQAHYLDETLQSVLNQSYRNWECIIVDDGSPDNTHEIAKKWCDIDSRFKYYHKENGGLSSARNFGLDFVKGDYIQFLDSDDCLDKLKLENSLQSFNSLKNKDLRIVISNFKMFDEDINTLSSPYCDLKAELFNLESILYQWEDSFTIPIHCGIFESSLFQNFRFPENLRAKEDWVMWVSLFQKTNKIFFKDESLAYYRRNPKSMTKNENLFPEFIKAIEYLETILTPKEYNRLSVVLISRFYKSSLDYRYKLALCKDSNTYKLGLFFKKMALKIGVLPFFKKIFQRLISFKFISNRL; encoded by the coding sequence ATGAGCGAGTCTTTAGTTTCCATTATAGTTCCTTGTTACAACCAGGCTCATTATCTGGATGAAACGTTACAGTCTGTTTTAAATCAATCATACAGGAACTGGGAATGTATTATAGTTGACGACGGGAGTCCTGATAATACCCATGAAATAGCTAAAAAGTGGTGTGACATTGATAGTCGATTTAAATATTATCATAAAGAGAATGGCGGATTAAGTAGTGCCAGAAATTTTGGATTAGATTTTGTAAAAGGCGATTACATACAGTTCTTAGATTCTGATGATTGTTTAGATAAATTAAAATTAGAAAATTCTCTTCAATCCTTTAATTCATTAAAAAATAAAGATTTAAGAATTGTTATATCTAATTTTAAAATGTTCGACGAAGACATCAACACTCTGTCAAGTCCTTATTGTGATTTAAAAGCAGAACTTTTTAATTTAGAATCGATTTTGTACCAATGGGAAGATTCTTTTACGATACCGATTCATTGTGGTATTTTTGAATCTTCGCTCTTTCAGAACTTTCGATTTCCCGAAAATTTAAGAGCAAAAGAAGATTGGGTGATGTGGGTAAGTTTGTTTCAGAAGACAAATAAGATTTTTTTTAAAGATGAATCTTTGGCTTATTATAGAAGAAATCCAAAGAGTATGACTAAAAATGAAAACTTATTTCCGGAGTTTATAAAAGCGATCGAGTATTTAGAGACTATACTTACTCCGAAAGAATATAACAGATTGTCAGTTGTTCTGATTTCAAGGTTTTATAAATCTAGTTTAGATTATAGATACAAATTAGCATTGTGTAAAGATTCAAACACCTACAAATTAGGTCTTTTTTTTAAAAAAATGGCACTAAAAATAGGTGTTTTACCATTTTTTAAAAAGATATTTCAGAGGCTGATCAGCTTTAAATTTATTTCAAATAGGTTATAA
- a CDS encoding UDP-glycosyltransferase, with protein MKKKIFIFLPDGVGLRNFAFTPFKEIGEKKDYQIVYWNNTVFSLEEELGYEEVKIENHKTHPLTPVLSRVRKHIELNVSQRKFNDKVYETYKFPFSYNGLKNTLKTAYIKLLIGCNSSEKGILRIRKRINALERSTSKYQYCKAQLEENKPDLIFCTTQRATQSISALLAAKDLKIPVVAFVYSWDNVPKAMQVVEADYYFVWSDLMKEEILKYYPFVTSSQVFVTGTPQFEPHYDKNLFKNREVFLNENNLDSSKRYICFSGDDETTSPLDQYYLEDLANAVRSLNAKGENVGIIYRKCPVDTTNRYDSILDSYRDVISVSDPLWKPIGKNWNEIFPTKEDLASLHNVCAHSEFVANVCSSTVFDFVAHDKPCIYFNYEQPQLKKGIRDIGQNYKYVHFRSMPSQEAVIFCTNKTDLENQVKQILDRKLSNVPDGKRWYEIVAGTNPTMSSQTIWDNIDSILKQ; from the coding sequence ATGAAAAAAAAAATATTTATTTTTCTTCCGGATGGTGTAGGACTGCGAAATTTTGCGTTTACGCCTTTTAAAGAAATTGGAGAAAAAAAAGATTATCAAATCGTTTATTGGAATAACACGGTTTTTTCTCTGGAAGAAGAGTTGGGGTATGAGGAAGTTAAAATTGAAAATCATAAGACTCATCCTTTAACGCCCGTTCTTTCAAGAGTCCGAAAGCATATAGAGCTTAATGTCTCACAAAGAAAGTTCAACGATAAAGTATATGAGACCTACAAATTTCCTTTTAGTTATAACGGTTTAAAGAATACTTTAAAAACAGCTTATATTAAATTACTAATTGGTTGTAATTCATCTGAAAAAGGAATTTTAAGAATAAGAAAGCGTATCAATGCTCTCGAACGTTCGACTTCGAAATATCAATATTGTAAAGCACAACTAGAAGAGAATAAACCGGATTTAATTTTCTGTACGACTCAGCGAGCGACTCAATCGATTAGTGCATTATTAGCAGCAAAAGATCTAAAGATTCCTGTAGTTGCTTTTGTGTATTCATGGGATAATGTTCCTAAAGCAATGCAAGTAGTCGAAGCCGACTATTATTTTGTCTGGAGTGATTTAATGAAAGAAGAGATTCTGAAATATTATCCTTTTGTAACGTCATCTCAGGTCTTTGTAACGGGAACACCGCAATTTGAGCCTCATTATGATAAAAACTTGTTTAAAAACAGAGAAGTTTTTTTAAATGAAAACAACTTAGATAGCTCCAAAAGATACATTTGTTTTTCGGGAGATGATGAAACAACATCGCCTTTAGATCAATATTATCTGGAAGATCTTGCAAATGCTGTGCGAAGTTTAAATGCTAAAGGAGAAAATGTGGGTATTATTTACCGTAAATGCCCTGTAGACACCACAAATCGATACGACAGTATACTTGATTCTTATAGAGATGTTATATCCGTTTCGGATCCGTTATGGAAACCGATAGGTAAAAATTGGAATGAGATTTTTCCAACTAAAGAAGATCTGGCATCGTTGCACAACGTTTGTGCTCACTCAGAATTCGTAGCTAATGTATGTTCATCTACTGTATTTGATTTTGTAGCACATGACAAACCTTGTATCTATTTTAATTATGAGCAACCGCAGTTAAAAAAGGGGATAAGAGATATAGGTCAAAATTACAAATATGTCCATTTCAGAAGTATGCCTAGTCAGGAAGCAGTAATATTCTGTACAAATAAAACAGATTTAGAAAACCAGGTAAAACAGATTCTGGATCGAAAATTATCGAATGTTCCGGATGGTAAAAGATGGTATGAAATTGTAGCAGGGACGAATCCAACTATGTCATCACAAACAATCTGGGACAATATTGATTCTATATTAAAACAATAA
- a CDS encoding glycosyltransferase: MKEEKKMVGEKQIMVSVFILTYNQEKFVAQTIESILSQKLNFPFQLVIGEDCSSDNTRAVCEEFVRCHGDKIKLLPSPEKNIGLIANYMRTIKECDGKYIAICDGDDYWTDPFKLQKQVDFLENNLEYSIVHTALEFLSPNGEFNVFSDSNQSDCKDFNDLIYANFIFSVTALFRNIQFKEPLPQWIDQYPYGDWPTYLWTLKEGGKIHYIQDVTAVYRKNIGISYKLKDWYTEDLKIRRNILNDTHFKKYRETVLKCIFEKECGLVLAYNRERKFKKAFKLFGQLFRKEKEKLSLTKLYLYSLKKALLRNKKE, translated from the coding sequence ATGAAGGAGGAGAAAAAGATGGTTGGTGAGAAACAAATTATGGTTAGTGTTTTTATACTTACCTATAATCAGGAAAAGTTTGTCGCGCAGACTATTGAAAGTATTTTGAGTCAAAAACTAAATTTTCCTTTTCAATTGGTGATAGGAGAAGATTGTAGTTCTGACAACACCAGAGCCGTTTGCGAAGAATTTGTTCGTTGTCATGGAGATAAGATAAAATTGCTCCCAAGTCCTGAAAAAAATATAGGGCTTATTGCTAATTATATGCGAACTATAAAAGAATGTGATGGAAAATACATTGCAATATGTGATGGCGATGACTACTGGACTGATCCTTTTAAGCTTCAAAAACAAGTTGATTTCTTAGAAAATAATTTAGAATACTCGATTGTCCATACCGCTTTGGAATTCTTATCTCCTAATGGGGAATTTAATGTTTTTTCAGATTCTAATCAATCAGATTGCAAAGATTTTAATGATTTGATTTATGCTAATTTTATTTTCTCCGTTACAGCTCTTTTCAGAAATATACAATTTAAGGAGCCGCTTCCTCAATGGATTGATCAATATCCCTATGGAGATTGGCCAACATATTTATGGACTCTGAAAGAAGGAGGCAAAATACATTATATACAAGATGTTACGGCTGTTTACAGAAAAAATATAGGGATATCGTATAAGCTGAAAGACTGGTATACAGAAGATTTAAAAATCAGAAGAAATATCCTGAACGATACCCATTTTAAAAAGTATAGGGAAACGGTCTTAAAATGTATTTTTGAAAAAGAATGTGGATTGGTTCTTGCCTACAATCGAGAGCGAAAATTTAAAAAAGCATTTAAATTATTCGGTCAGTTATTCAGAAAAGAAAAGGAGAAATTATCTTTGACGAAATTGTACTTGTATTCCTTAAAGAAAGCTCTTTTGAGGAATAAAAAGGAGTAA